The following nucleotide sequence is from Nautilia sp. PV-1.
AACTCAAAAACATATTAAACGGTGTAATAGAATTCCTTCCTCAAGCACTTTGGGTAAAAGACGGCAGCGGTGAAATAATAGCCCAGAACTCCAAAAGCAAAAAGTTTAAAACAATCCCCAATATCGGAGAAATAGAAATTGACAACAGAGTATATCTTATTCAATCGTCAATAATAAAAGACAAAACAATCATAAGCGCCACCGATATCACCGAACAAAAACGCAATGAAAGATTAATAGCAATGGGACAGATGGCCGCACATCTTGCACACGAAATAAGAAATCCTATCGGCTCAATTTCTATTCTTATCTCCCTTCTTAAAAAACAGTGCCCAAACAGTGAACTGCTGGATGAAATGAAAAGCTCCGTTTTCAGAATAGAAAGAATTATTAAATCAACTCTTCTTTTTTCAAAAGGATTAAAACCGAAAATAAGGTCTTTTCTTTTAAGTGAACTTAAAAACGAACTTGAAATTTCAATAAAATATTATTCATACTCCAAAGAAATAAATTTTTTGTTTTTTATGCCGGACATGGAAATAAAAGCCGATTTCGACCTGCTGCTTTTAGTTTTACAAAACATGTTGTTTAATGCGATAGACGCCATAGAGGAAGATGAAACCGAAGAAGGCCTTATAGAAATTTTATATGAAAGCACAGACAATTACCATGTTATAAATATATATGACAACGGAAAAGAATTTGAAAACGAAGATATACTTTTTGAACCGTTTAAATCAACCAAAACAAAAGGAAACGGCCTAGGACTTGCGCTAAGCCTGGAAATAATCAATGCTCATAACGGAAAAATAGAAGTTTCTAAACAGAAAAAAGGATTTAAAATTTATCTTCCGAAAGCATGTGATGATTGATAGAAAATAATTGATGGTTGATGGTTAATAGTAAACGGTTAATGGTTGGGTGCAGCTTATCTCTCAGTATATGGTCTGTTCACATTCTTCTTTTGTTACATTTACCCCGTCAATACATTCCAGTGTTCCGGATGTTGCATTGTAATCGATTTTCAGGATTTTTGAAGGATTGTAAATATATTCGTATTCATTGTCATTATACTCTTTCCAGCAGCTTTGCGTTCTGTTTCCGCAGCTTGGTACCGGAATTTTCAACACATATTTAAACAATGACGTTTCACCTTTCCCGCTGTCAAGTGAAGTAGGATAACCTTCTGTATTTAAGTCGCTTGTACCGTCTCCGTCAGGATCCCAGACATAATTGTCGTTTATTATCCATTTACCGTGAATATTGTCAATTGAAGACTGAACTGTTGTGACAACAGATTTTATACTCGAAGATTTTGCGTGAGTTGTTAGATTTTTAAATTTCGGAATGGCGAAAGAGGCCAAAAGGCCTATTATAACAATTACGAAAATAAGTTCTATTAACGTAAACGCTTTTTTCATCAGTAAGTAAGATTTACATCCACAGACGTTTTATCACCGAGTAATGTTTTACATTTCTCCTGTGTTGTTGTATCGTTAAATTCATCACAGTTAATTTTATATTCTACTTTATCGTTTGCTTTATCCAATATAATTGATGCAACCTCATTATTATTAATCGGTTCGTCATAATAGTATTTTCCGTCATTTACGGTACTATCATATTTCCAACCTTTACCTTTTAAAGAAATTAAATCTTCTAAAGTATAAGAGGTGTTATTTTCCAAATCTCTTTGGTTAATTGCAGCTTCAACAGCCTGTTGAGCACCGTCAACCGTAGTTTTTACAACAGTGCTTGCTTCTGCGTTTTGCTTAAGATTTACAAACTTTGGTACGGCAACTGCAGCTAAAAGTCCGATAATAACGATAACAAAAATCAGTTCTATAAGCGTAAAAGCTTTTCTCATTTCTACTCCTTGTCATATTTTTGTATTATTATAACACAAAATCGGCATTTGAAGCTTATACATTAGATATTTTGTGAACAATCCAAAGTACAAATCCAAGTATAAACATACTTATAACGGCCGTAACTATACTTCCTGTTTCAACTCCCACATTTTCTCCTATTTTACGACTTCTGTAAGATTCCACATCGGAAGGAATATTCCAAGAGCCAGTGTTAATACAAATCCGGCAATTGCCGCAATAAGAATCGGTTCTATAAGAACTGCTATATTATCGACAATATACCTGTAT
It contains:
- a CDS encoding type II secretion system protein: MRKAFTLIELIFVIVIIGLLAAVAVPKFVNLKQNAEASTVVKTTVDGAQQAVEAAINQRDLENNTSYTLEDLISLKGKGWKYDSTVNDGKYYYDEPINNNEVASIILDKANDKVEYKINCDEFNDTTTQEKCKTLLGDKTSVDVNLTY
- a CDS encoding type II secretion system protein — its product is MKKAFTLIELIFVIVIIGLLASFAIPKFKNLTTHAKSSSIKSVVTTVQSSIDNIHGKWIINDNYVWDPDGDGTSDLNTEGYPTSLDSGKGETSLFKYVLKIPVPSCGNRTQSCWKEYNDNEYEYIYNPSKILKIDYNATSGTLECIDGVNVTKEECEQTIY
- a CDS encoding PAS domain-containing sensor histidine kinase, encoding MDLPKDQKELLSNLETLIEKTYEIEKEFIELKNILNGVIEFLPQALWVKDGSGEIIAQNSKSKKFKTIPNIGEIEIDNRVYLIQSSIIKDKTIISATDITEQKRNERLIAMGQMAAHLAHEIRNPIGSISILISLLKKQCPNSELLDEMKSSVFRIERIIKSTLLFSKGLKPKIRSFLLSELKNELEISIKYYSYSKEINFLFFMPDMEIKADFDLLLLVLQNMLFNAIDAIEEDETEEGLIEILYESTDNYHVINIYDNGKEFENEDILFEPFKSTKTKGNGLGLALSLEIINAHNGKIEVSKQKKGFKIYLPKACDD